The following proteins are co-located in the Camelina sativa cultivar DH55 chromosome 12, Cs, whole genome shotgun sequence genome:
- the LOC104730929 gene encoding ATP-dependent DNA helicase SRS2-like protein At4g25120 isoform X1, producing MGTESVTHHGSSFNRIPLMELSANNTTPYKRLKPGIESPDNGCYPPPRGMSTPSPRFNLDEEVINAFQTEISGNDGVSSDPFVTPLKQPERVTTLSYGCSSSSSLLDDDDLDDSILQEIDFIVEQSARKAACQTPSASINETPAKDDKNSELIKATLDSRDVEKFVSDSNINSKLNEEEATVAALINSMPDECSKYLLSLNDRQRDAACSNISTPLMVIAGPGSGKTSTMVGRVLVLLNEGLHPSNILAMTFTTAATSEMRERIGKSAGKKAAKEITISTFHSFSLQLCRMHAEKLERTPEFSVYGHGQQRRAIIEAVRLYEEEKKNGSKTSGVCESGEGLNGAGAGAGAGAVCPEYAKDLSKKWQKFVTQGKASGKTPEECRKMGNEIGAKILGNYNDILKACDALDYHDLISCSVTLLSDFPEVFKECQDTWKAIIVDEFQDTSTMQYKLLRMLGSHNHITIVGDDDQSIFGFNGADSSGFDSFRRDFPNYKEVRLIKNYRSSRHIVEAASSIIKNNTKRCQSKSISSENSQGSKITVKECHNEEAQCAYVIDKIIEITNDDSTPCCSYGDIAILYRRQVSGKVFQNAFRQRKIPFNVHGVAFYRKKVVRIILAMLKTTFSECDDASYRRVFKALLPFEKEEKQKVIEHIEKISTSRKCSFISAASDIFSAKISGTFKRSQLTQGRKILQTLDMVAKLVDREQSLSAVITCVANMIPQKYLLEQRAIVDNDGGKLLNEDNDLRSVIQYLLDDVAEFLSAHCTTTDGEVDAVKESKGCKHLNSFINYISERETENFRSRKHDNENSVTLTTIHQSKGLEWDIVFIIKANENEIPLLHESNGNSSESGTSLEEERRLLYVAMTRARKKLFFLYVTVDSNWQVLQPSRFLKEIPDHLLQGDFSVNDCRKVHQNLPNKTDQSVSSFGSEELKHEESKLTDNDVMNIPADDASEESIAAYALNGNNFLKRFDVEVRSVVSHLFHSWAKKRAFQEPKRLIDKVKFVIGERLAIKKNKHKDVLRALKSLLTSEEAFQYAEHVLRWEQLPADTRAHIVREKQEHFQKLRIENSMGTSEATTKQIAFLHSLGCTVTPTSRLHASRLIEQYKSL from the exons ATGGGTACTGAATCCGTTACTCACCATGGTAGTAGCTTCAATCGAATTCCTCTTATGGAGTTATCAGCGAATAATACTACACCATACAAACGACTAAAACCAGGGATCGAGTCACCTGATAATGGTTGTTATCCTCCTCCTCGTGGCATGAGCACCCCTTCTCCTAGGTTTAATCTTGATGAGGAGGTTATAAACGCATTTCAGACCGAGATTTCTGGGAACGATGGAGTTTCATCAGACCCGTTTGTTACTCCCCTGAAACAGCCAGAAAGAGTTACAACACTAAGCTAtggttgctcttcttcttcttcgcttcttgatgatgatgacctcGATGATTCTATTTTACAAGAGATTGACTTTATTGTTGAACAGTCAGCGAGAAAAGCTGCTTGTCAAACTCCAAGTGCCAGCATAAATGAGACGCCGGCTAAAGATGATAAGAACAGTGAGCTCATCAAAGCCACCTTAGATTCTAGGGATGTTGAAAAGTTTGTGTCAGACTCTAATATTAACTCGAAGCTCAATGAAGAAGAGGCTACCGTTGCTGCACTGATCAATTCCATGCCTGATGAGTGTTCAAAATATTTGCTGTCTTTAAATGATAGACAGCGTGATGCAGCCTGTAGTAATATATCAACGCCTTTGATGGTTATTGCTGGTCCTGGTAGTGGAAAG ACTTCCACCATGGTTGGCCGCGTCTTAGTGTTGCTCAATGAG GGTCTACATCCATCAAATATCCTTGCAATGACTTTCACTACGGCAGCAACATCTGAGATGAGAGAACGCATAGGAAAATCTGCTGGAAAGAAAGCAGCTAAAGAGATAACAATCAGTACATTCCATTCATTTTCCTTGCAGCTTTGTCGGATGCATGCAGAAAA GTTAGAACGTACACCTGAATTCTCAGTGTATGGGCATGGGCAACAAAGAAGAGCGATAATAGAAGCAGTGCGTTTAtatgaggaggaaaagaagaatggaagCAAGACTTCCGGTGTATGCGAGTCTGGAGAAGGTTTAAATGGGGCAGGGGCAGGAGCAGGAGCAGGAGCAGTATGTCCTGAATACGCCAAGGATCTATCAAAAAAATGGCAGAAATTTGTGACCCAG GGAAAAGCTTCTGGTAAAACTCCAGAGGAGTGCCGTAAGATGGGCAATGAGATAGGA GCTAAAATTCTTGGAAACTACAACGATATCCTAAAAGCTTGTGATGCTCTGGACTATCATGATTTGATCAGTTGTTCCGTCACACTCCTCTCTGACTTTCCTGAAG TATTCAAGGAATGCCAAGATACCTGGAAAGCCATCATAGTTGATGAATTCCAGGACACTAGCACAATGCAGTACAAGCTTCTACGAATGCTAGGGTCTCATAATCACATAACTAttgttggtgatgatgatcag TCCATCTTCGGTTTTAACGGGGCCGACAGTTCAGGATTTGATTCGTTTCGCCGAGATTTCCCAAATTACAAAGAG GTCAGGCTTATAAAAAACTATCGCTCCTCCCGCCATATTGTGGAAGCCGCATCTTCTATCATAAAAAACAATACGAAGCGGTGCCAATCAAAAAGCATTTCGTCTGAAAATTCTCAGGGATCTAAG ATTACTGTCAAAGAATGCCATAATGAGGAAGCACAGTGTGCATATGTCATTGACAAAATAATTGAAATCACCAATGATGACTCAACACCTTGTTGTTCCTACGGAGATATTGCCATTCTTTATAGGAGGCAG GTGTCAGGTAAAGTCTTCCAAAATGCATTCCGCCAGAGAAAAATACCATTTAATGTTCATGGTGTTGCTTTCTACAGGAAAAAG GTTGTCCGAATCATTTTGGCCATGCTGAAAACAACATTTTCGGAATGTGATGATGCTTCTTATAGGCGAGTGTTCAAGGCATTGCTTCCTTTTGAGAAAGAGGAAAAGCAAAAG GTTATAGAACATATTGAAAAAATCTCGACTAGTAGGAAATGCAGCTTTATCTCAGCGGCGAGTGATATCTTCAGTGCCAAGATTTCGGGTACCTTCAAAAG GAGCCAGCTTACCCAGGGACGCAAAATTTTGCAAACTCTTGACATGGTAGCAAAGCTGGTTGACAGG GAACAATCACTTTCAGCTGTAATAACATGTGTGGCAAATATGATACCACAG AAATACCTTCTTGAGCAACGAGCCATTGTGGATAATGATGGAGGAAAACTGCTTAATGAAGACAACGATCTTAGATCT GTAATCCAGTACTTACTGGATGATGTAGCTGAGTTTCTTTCCGCTCATTGCACTACAACTGATGGAGAAGTGGATGCAGTCAAAGAAAGCAAAGGCTGCAAGCACCTTAATTCATTTATCAACTATATCTCTGAGCGCGAAACTGAAAATTTTCGTTCAAGAAAACATGACAATGAAAATTCTGTCACATTGACCACCATTCATCAG TCGAAAGGTTTGGAATGGGACATAGTTTTCATAATCAAG GCTAATGAAAACGAGATTCCCCTATTACATGAGTCTAACGGCAATTCATCAGAGAGTGGAACATCACTTGAG GAGGAACGTCGCCTTTTGTACGTTGCTATGACTCGTGCTCGcaagaaactattttttttgtatgtgacAGTGGATTCAAACTGGCAG GTGCTCCAACCCTCACGATTTCTTAAAGAGATTCCCGACCATCTTCTTCAG GGAGATTTTAGCGTAAATGACTGTAGAAAAGTTCAccaaaatcttccaaacaagACTGACCAGAGCGTCTCCAGTTTTGGATCAGAAGAATTAAAGCATGAGGAAAGTAAACTAACAGACAATGATGTGATGAACATTCCAGCAGATGATGCCTCCGAGGAGTCAATAGCAGCATATGCACTCAATGGGAACAACTTCCTTAAGAG GTTTGATGTGGAGGTTAGATCAGTTGTCTCTCACTTATTTCACAGCTGGGCTAAGAAAAGAGCATTCCAGGAACCGAAGCGGCTGATTGACAAG GTAAAGTTTGTGATTGGTGAACGTTTGGCCATCAAGAAGAACAAACACAAG GATGTCTTACGAGCACTCAAATCATTATTGACTTCTGAAGAAGCGTTCCAATATGCAGAACAT GTACTTAGGTGGGAACAACTTCCTGCAGACACAAGAGCTCATATAGTGCGCGAGAAACAG GAGCATTTCCAAAAACTGAGGATTGAAAACTCAATGGGCACTTCAGAAGCAACGACTAAACAG ATCGCATTTCTGCATAGTCTAGGATGCACAGTGACCCCAACATCACGTCTCCATGCGTCACGCTTGATTGAACAGTACAAATCACTCTGA
- the LOC104730929 gene encoding ATP-dependent DNA helicase SRS2-like protein At4g25120 isoform X2: MENLPPNRGMWNQEYTPGRLSQSFRSVKPLLDRKRPLENAAHFSNPFPQRVKESSMGTESVTHHGSSFNRIPLMELSANNTTPYKRLKPGIESPDNGCYPPPRGMSTPSPRFNLDEEVINAFQTEISGNDGVSSDPFVTPLKQPERVTTLSYGCSSSSSLLDDDDLDDSILQEIDFIVEQSARKAACQTPSASINETPAKDDKNSELIKATLDSRDVEKFVSDSNINSKLNEEEATVAALINSMPDECSKYLLSLNDRQRDAACSNISTPLMVIAGPGSGKTSTMVGRVLVLLNEGLHPSNILAMTFTTAATSEMRERIGKSAGKKAAKEITISTFHSFSLQLCRMHAEKLERTPEFSVYGHGQQRRAIIEAVRLYEEEKKNGSKTSGVCESGEGLNGAGAGAGAGAVCPEYAKDLSKKWQKFVTQGKASGKTPEECRKMGNEIGAKILGNYNDILKACDALDYHDLISCSVTLLSDFPEVFKECQDTWKAIIVDEFQDTSTMQYKLLRMLGSHNHITIVGDDDQSIFGFNGADSSGFDSFRRDFPNYKEVRLIKNYRSSRHIVEAASSIIKNNTKRCQSKSISSENSQGSKITVKECHNEEAQCAYVIDKIIEITNDDSTPCCSYGDIAILYRRQVSGKVFQNAFRQRKIPFNVHGVAFYRKKVVRIILAMLKTTFSECDDASYRRVFKALLPFEKEEKQKVIEHIEKISTSRKCSFISAASDIFSAKISGTFKRSQLTQGRKILQTLDMVAKLVDREQSLSAVITCVANMIPQKYLLEQRAIVDNDGGKLLNEDNDLRSVIQYLLDDVAEFLSAHCTTTDGEVDAVKESKGCKHLNSFINYISERETENFRSRKHDNENSVTLTTIHQSKGLEWDIVFIIKANENEIPLLHESNGNSSESGTSLEEERRLLYVAMTRARKKLFFLYVTVDSNWQVLQPSRFLKEIPDHLLQGDFSVNDCRKVHQNLPNKTDQSVSSFGSEELKHEESKLTDNDVMNIPADDASEESIAAYALNGNNFLKRFDVEVRSVVSHLFHSWAKKRAFQEPKRLIDKVKFVIGERLAIKKNKHKDVLRALKSLLTSEEAFQYAEHVLRWEQLPADTRAHIVREKQEHFQKLRIENSMGTSEATTKQIAFLHSLGCTVTPTSRLHASRLIEQYKSL, from the exons ATGGAGAATCTCCCGCCGAACAGAGGGATGTGGAATCAAGAGTACACCCCTGGTCGTCTTTCTCAAAGCTTCAGAAGCGTTAAGCCGCTCCTTGACCGGAAAAGGCCACTTGAGAATGCAGCTCATTTCTCCAATCCTTTCCCTCAAAG AGTGAAGGAATCATCAATGGGTACTGAATCCGTTACTCACCATGGTAGTAGCTTCAATCGAATTCCTCTTATGGAGTTATCAGCGAATAATACTACACCATACAAACGACTAAAACCAGGGATCGAGTCACCTGATAATGGTTGTTATCCTCCTCCTCGTGGCATGAGCACCCCTTCTCCTAGGTTTAATCTTGATGAGGAGGTTATAAACGCATTTCAGACCGAGATTTCTGGGAACGATGGAGTTTCATCAGACCCGTTTGTTACTCCCCTGAAACAGCCAGAAAGAGTTACAACACTAAGCTAtggttgctcttcttcttcttcgcttcttgatgatgatgacctcGATGATTCTATTTTACAAGAGATTGACTTTATTGTTGAACAGTCAGCGAGAAAAGCTGCTTGTCAAACTCCAAGTGCCAGCATAAATGAGACGCCGGCTAAAGATGATAAGAACAGTGAGCTCATCAAAGCCACCTTAGATTCTAGGGATGTTGAAAAGTTTGTGTCAGACTCTAATATTAACTCGAAGCTCAATGAAGAAGAGGCTACCGTTGCTGCACTGATCAATTCCATGCCTGATGAGTGTTCAAAATATTTGCTGTCTTTAAATGATAGACAGCGTGATGCAGCCTGTAGTAATATATCAACGCCTTTGATGGTTATTGCTGGTCCTGGTAGTGGAAAG ACTTCCACCATGGTTGGCCGCGTCTTAGTGTTGCTCAATGAG GGTCTACATCCATCAAATATCCTTGCAATGACTTTCACTACGGCAGCAACATCTGAGATGAGAGAACGCATAGGAAAATCTGCTGGAAAGAAAGCAGCTAAAGAGATAACAATCAGTACATTCCATTCATTTTCCTTGCAGCTTTGTCGGATGCATGCAGAAAA GTTAGAACGTACACCTGAATTCTCAGTGTATGGGCATGGGCAACAAAGAAGAGCGATAATAGAAGCAGTGCGTTTAtatgaggaggaaaagaagaatggaagCAAGACTTCCGGTGTATGCGAGTCTGGAGAAGGTTTAAATGGGGCAGGGGCAGGAGCAGGAGCAGGAGCAGTATGTCCTGAATACGCCAAGGATCTATCAAAAAAATGGCAGAAATTTGTGACCCAG GGAAAAGCTTCTGGTAAAACTCCAGAGGAGTGCCGTAAGATGGGCAATGAGATAGGA GCTAAAATTCTTGGAAACTACAACGATATCCTAAAAGCTTGTGATGCTCTGGACTATCATGATTTGATCAGTTGTTCCGTCACACTCCTCTCTGACTTTCCTGAAG TATTCAAGGAATGCCAAGATACCTGGAAAGCCATCATAGTTGATGAATTCCAGGACACTAGCACAATGCAGTACAAGCTTCTACGAATGCTAGGGTCTCATAATCACATAACTAttgttggtgatgatgatcag TCCATCTTCGGTTTTAACGGGGCCGACAGTTCAGGATTTGATTCGTTTCGCCGAGATTTCCCAAATTACAAAGAG GTCAGGCTTATAAAAAACTATCGCTCCTCCCGCCATATTGTGGAAGCCGCATCTTCTATCATAAAAAACAATACGAAGCGGTGCCAATCAAAAAGCATTTCGTCTGAAAATTCTCAGGGATCTAAG ATTACTGTCAAAGAATGCCATAATGAGGAAGCACAGTGTGCATATGTCATTGACAAAATAATTGAAATCACCAATGATGACTCAACACCTTGTTGTTCCTACGGAGATATTGCCATTCTTTATAGGAGGCAG GTGTCAGGTAAAGTCTTCCAAAATGCATTCCGCCAGAGAAAAATACCATTTAATGTTCATGGTGTTGCTTTCTACAGGAAAAAG GTTGTCCGAATCATTTTGGCCATGCTGAAAACAACATTTTCGGAATGTGATGATGCTTCTTATAGGCGAGTGTTCAAGGCATTGCTTCCTTTTGAGAAAGAGGAAAAGCAAAAG GTTATAGAACATATTGAAAAAATCTCGACTAGTAGGAAATGCAGCTTTATCTCAGCGGCGAGTGATATCTTCAGTGCCAAGATTTCGGGTACCTTCAAAAG GAGCCAGCTTACCCAGGGACGCAAAATTTTGCAAACTCTTGACATGGTAGCAAAGCTGGTTGACAGG GAACAATCACTTTCAGCTGTAATAACATGTGTGGCAAATATGATACCACAG AAATACCTTCTTGAGCAACGAGCCATTGTGGATAATGATGGAGGAAAACTGCTTAATGAAGACAACGATCTTAGATCT GTAATCCAGTACTTACTGGATGATGTAGCTGAGTTTCTTTCCGCTCATTGCACTACAACTGATGGAGAAGTGGATGCAGTCAAAGAAAGCAAAGGCTGCAAGCACCTTAATTCATTTATCAACTATATCTCTGAGCGCGAAACTGAAAATTTTCGTTCAAGAAAACATGACAATGAAAATTCTGTCACATTGACCACCATTCATCAG TCGAAAGGTTTGGAATGGGACATAGTTTTCATAATCAAG GCTAATGAAAACGAGATTCCCCTATTACATGAGTCTAACGGCAATTCATCAGAGAGTGGAACATCACTTGAG GAGGAACGTCGCCTTTTGTACGTTGCTATGACTCGTGCTCGcaagaaactattttttttgtatgtgacAGTGGATTCAAACTGGCAG GTGCTCCAACCCTCACGATTTCTTAAAGAGATTCCCGACCATCTTCTTCAG GGAGATTTTAGCGTAAATGACTGTAGAAAAGTTCAccaaaatcttccaaacaagACTGACCAGAGCGTCTCCAGTTTTGGATCAGAAGAATTAAAGCATGAGGAAAGTAAACTAACAGACAATGATGTGATGAACATTCCAGCAGATGATGCCTCCGAGGAGTCAATAGCAGCATATGCACTCAATGGGAACAACTTCCTTAAGAG GTTTGATGTGGAGGTTAGATCAGTTGTCTCTCACTTATTTCACAGCTGGGCTAAGAAAAGAGCATTCCAGGAACCGAAGCGGCTGATTGACAAG GTAAAGTTTGTGATTGGTGAACGTTTGGCCATCAAGAAGAACAAACACAAG GATGTCTTACGAGCACTCAAATCATTATTGACTTCTGAAGAAGCGTTCCAATATGCAGAACAT GTACTTAGGTGGGAACAACTTCCTGCAGACACAAGAGCTCATATAGTGCGCGAGAAACAG GAGCATTTCCAAAAACTGAGGATTGAAAACTCAATGGGCACTTCAGAAGCAACGACTAAACAG ATCGCATTTCTGCATAGTCTAGGATGCACAGTGACCCCAACATCACGTCTCCATGCGTCACGCTTGATTGAACAGTACAAATCACTCTGA
- the LOC104730930 gene encoding metacaspase-2-like: protein MLLLVDCSSCRTPLHLPPGATRIRCSICHAFTLIAPEPRLQSHAPVTPLHFPNSSPIIPAPSSHIYPPPTPSPFNHAPPAPSPFSHAPYAPSPFSHAPYAPSPFNHAPLAPSSFSHASPAPSPFNHEPPASYPFTHAPPVPSPYNHAPSGPPPPVHGHKRAVIVGVSYKNTKDELKGCINDAKCMKFMLMKRFHFPESCILMLNEEEEDPLRWPTKNNITMAMHWLVLSCKPGDSLVFHFSGHGNNQTDYNGDEIDGFDETLLPVDHRTSGVIVDDKINATIVRPLPYGVKLHAIIDACHSGTVLDLPYLCRMDRLGNYEWEDHRPPSGMWKGTSGGEVFSFTGCDDDETSADTPQLSGSAWTGAMTYAFIQAIERGHGTTYGSLLNAMRSTVHEIFDKKKGRELVEVEGGDFLTTLLGLLILGAAPSDEEEEVNQAPQKTQEPQLSANEAFDVYGKTFSL, encoded by the exons atgttgTTGCTGGTGGATTGCTCCAGCTGTCGTACGCCGCTTCATCTCCCTCCCGGAGCCACCCGTATCCGCTGCTCCATTTGCCACGCCTTCACTCTCATAGCCCCCGAGCCCCGTCTCCAATCCCACGCGCCGGTTACCCCTCTTCATTTTCCCAACTCATCTCCTATAATTCCTGCACCATCCTCTCACATCTACCCGCCACCAACACCCTCTCCGTTTAACCACGCGCCGCCTGCACCTTCTCCGTTTAGCCACGCGCCGTATGCACCTTCTCCGTTTAGTCACGCGCCGTATGCACCGTCTCCGTTCAACCACGCGCCTCTAGCACCCTCTTCGTTTAGCCACGCGTCTCCAGCACCGTCTCCGTTCAACCACGAGCCTCCAGCATCGTATCCGTTCACTCATGCGCCGCCGGTACCGTCTCCATACAATCACGCGCCGTCGGGTCCTCCGCCGCCGGTACACGGACATAAGCGAGCGGTGATCGTCGGGGTTTCTTATAAGAACACAAAGGACGAACTGAAAGGATGTATCAATGACGCAAAGTGCATGAAGTTCATGTTGATGAAGCGTTTCCACTTCCCTGAATCTTGCATTCTTATGCTCAACG aagaagaagaggacccATTGAGATGGCCAACGAAGAATAACATAACAATGGCGATGCATTGGCTAGTTTTAAGTTGCAAACCGGGAGATTCCCTTGTCTTCCATTTCTCTGGTCACGGCAACAACCAGACGGATTACAACGGCGACGAGATCGACGGATTTGACGAGACTCTTCTCCCGGTTGACCACAGGACTTCAGGTGTCATCGTGGATGACAAGATCAATGCTACAATCGTACGGCCTCTCCCTTATGGAGTCAAGCTCCATGCCATCATTGACGCTTGTCATAGTGGTACCGTCTTGGACCTACCCTATCTTTGTAGAATGGACAG GCTTGGAAACTACGAATGGGAGGACCATCGGCCTCCATCAGGAATGTGGAAAGGTACGAGTGGCGGTGAAGTCTTCTCCTTCACGGGCTGCGATGATGACGAGACCTCTGCTGATACTCCG CAATTGTCAGGGAGTGCGTGGACTGGGGCAATGACGTATGCATTCATTCAGGCCATAGAACGTGGTCATGGGACTACTTATGGGTCCTTGCTGAATGCGATGAGATCAACGGTTCACGAGatctttgacaaaaagaaaggtAGAGAGCTTGTGGAAGTGGAAGGGGGTGATTTTCTCACTACTCTTCTTGGTTTGCTCATCTTAGGCGCTGCTCCTtctgatgaggaagaagaagtaaaccAAGCCCCTCAGAAAACTCAG GAACCACAATTGAGCGCTAACGAGGCATTTGATGTGTATGGGAAGACATTCTCTTTATAA
- the LOC104730931 gene encoding superoxide dismutase [Fe] 1, chloroplastic-like isoform X1, whose product MHLNYQKAEPSIKLKTHTDSTGVCSPHLSLKLELQSQSMAASIAVTANYVLQPPPYALDALEPHMSKQTLEFHWGKHHRAYVDNLKKQVLGTDLEGKPLDHIINKTYNNGDLLPAFNNAAQAWNHEFFWESMKPNGGGKPSGELLALLERDFTSYEKFYEEFNAAAATQFGAGWAWLAYANDKLKVVKTPNAVNPLVLGSFPLLTIDVWEHAYYLDFQNRRPDYIKTFMNNLVSWEAVSARLEAAKVASSSSA is encoded by the exons ATGCATCTCAATTACCAAAAAGCAGAGCCATccataaaactcaaaacacacaCGGATTCCACTGGCGTGTGCTCTCCTCACTTGTCCTTGAAACTTGAG CTTCAATCTCAAAGTATGGCTGCTTCAATTGCTGTTACCGCAAACTATGTCCTCCAGCCACCTCCATACGCTCTG GATGCTTTGGAGCCGCATATGAGCAAACAAACTCTGGAGTTTCACTGGGGAAAGCATCACAGGGCTTACGTGGACAACCTCAAGAAGCAGGTTCTTGGAACCGATCTTGAAGGCAAACCCTTAGACCACATTATCAACAAAACCTACAACAATGGCGATCTCCTTCCTGCTTTCAACAACGCTGCTCAG GCGTGGAACCACGAGTTCTTCTGGGAATCAATGAAACCCAATGGTGGAGGAAAGCCATCAGGAGAGCTTCTTGCTCTGCTTGAAAGAGATTTCACTTCTTATGAGAAGTTCTATGAAGAGTTCAATGCTGCTGCGGCCACTCAGTTTGGAGCTGGCTGGGCCTGGCTTGCTT ATGCAAATGACAAACTCAAAGTAGTGAAAACTCCAAATGCTGTGAATCCCCTTGTGCTCGGCTCTTTC CCCTTGCTTACCATTGATGTCTGGGAG CATGCTTACTATCTCGACTTCCAG AACCGGAGACCAGATTACATAAAGACATTCATGAACAACCTTGTGTCTTGGGAAGCTGTCAGTGCCAGACTTGAGGCCGCAAAAgttgcttcttcctcttccgctTAA
- the LOC104730931 gene encoding superoxide dismutase [Fe] 1, chloroplastic-like isoform X2, whose protein sequence is MAASIAVTANYVLQPPPYALDALEPHMSKQTLEFHWGKHHRAYVDNLKKQVLGTDLEGKPLDHIINKTYNNGDLLPAFNNAAQAWNHEFFWESMKPNGGGKPSGELLALLERDFTSYEKFYEEFNAAAATQFGAGWAWLAYANDKLKVVKTPNAVNPLVLGSFPLLTIDVWEHAYYLDFQNRRPDYIKTFMNNLVSWEAVSARLEAAKVASSSSA, encoded by the exons ATGGCTGCTTCAATTGCTGTTACCGCAAACTATGTCCTCCAGCCACCTCCATACGCTCTG GATGCTTTGGAGCCGCATATGAGCAAACAAACTCTGGAGTTTCACTGGGGAAAGCATCACAGGGCTTACGTGGACAACCTCAAGAAGCAGGTTCTTGGAACCGATCTTGAAGGCAAACCCTTAGACCACATTATCAACAAAACCTACAACAATGGCGATCTCCTTCCTGCTTTCAACAACGCTGCTCAG GCGTGGAACCACGAGTTCTTCTGGGAATCAATGAAACCCAATGGTGGAGGAAAGCCATCAGGAGAGCTTCTTGCTCTGCTTGAAAGAGATTTCACTTCTTATGAGAAGTTCTATGAAGAGTTCAATGCTGCTGCGGCCACTCAGTTTGGAGCTGGCTGGGCCTGGCTTGCTT ATGCAAATGACAAACTCAAAGTAGTGAAAACTCCAAATGCTGTGAATCCCCTTGTGCTCGGCTCTTTC CCCTTGCTTACCATTGATGTCTGGGAG CATGCTTACTATCTCGACTTCCAG AACCGGAGACCAGATTACATAAAGACATTCATGAACAACCTTGTGTCTTGGGAAGCTGTCAGTGCCAGACTTGAGGCCGCAAAAgttgcttcttcctcttccgctTAA